In Acidaminococcus fermentans DSM 20731, one genomic interval encodes:
- a CDS encoding YerC/YecD family TrpR-related protein — protein MVAGLNERELKQLAKAFTLLKDLDGSLAFLEDICTPNELKALSQRLEVAVRLHRGENYAKIVKDTGASSTTVSRVNRCLNYGAGGYRTLIPILTEGANEK, from the coding sequence ATGGTAGCCGGATTGAATGAACGGGAACTGAAACAGCTGGCCAAAGCCTTTACCCTGCTGAAGGATCTGGACGGGAGCCTGGCTTTCCTGGAAGACATCTGCACCCCCAACGAGCTGAAGGCCCTGAGCCAGCGGCTGGAAGTGGCGGTGCGTCTTCACCGGGGCGAAAATTACGCCAAGATTGTCAAGGATACGGGCGCCAGCAGCACCACGGTATCCCGGGTCAATCGCTGTCTGAACTACGGGGCAGGAGGATACCGAACCCTGATCCCCATCTTGACTGAAGGAGCTAACGAGAAATGA
- the hisG gene encoding ATP phosphoribosyltransferase yields MDYLTIALPKGKLFAKSVELLAKVGYAADNVVEDSRKLVITNEETKVKFIIVKTVDLPTYVEYGAADIGIIGKDVLNEERKDIYELLDMGYGGCHLMMAVPESKVLPEITDYAHMRVATKYPKCAADFFDKLGMQMEIIKLNGSIELGPIVGLSEMIVDIVQTGRTLRENHLKEVASVFPSTARLIANKVSFKMQYDRIRKLVEDLKVVLKEEKPE; encoded by the coding sequence ATGGATTACTTAACAATTGCCCTGCCCAAGGGAAAACTTTTTGCCAAGTCTGTGGAACTCCTGGCCAAGGTGGGCTATGCTGCGGACAATGTGGTGGAGGATTCCCGGAAGCTGGTCATCACCAATGAAGAAACCAAGGTAAAATTCATCATCGTCAAGACCGTGGACCTGCCCACTTATGTGGAATACGGAGCGGCGGATATCGGCATCATCGGCAAGGATGTGCTCAATGAGGAACGGAAGGACATCTACGAACTGCTGGATATGGGCTACGGCGGCTGCCATCTGATGATGGCGGTGCCGGAATCCAAGGTACTGCCGGAAATCACCGATTACGCCCATATGCGGGTGGCTACCAAATATCCCAAGTGCGCGGCGGATTTCTTCGACAAGCTGGGGATGCAGATGGAAATCATCAAACTGAATGGTTCCATCGAACTGGGGCCCATTGTGGGGCTCAGCGAAATGATCGTGGATATTGTCCAGACCGGCCGGACCCTGCGGGAAAACCATCTGAAGGAAGTGGCTTCGGTGTTCCCGTCCACCGCCCGTCTCATTGCCAATAAAGTCAGCTTCAAGATGCAGTACGACCGGATCCGGAAGCTGGTGGAAGATCTGAAAGTAGTCCTGAAGGAGGAAAAACCGGAATGA
- a CDS encoding 3-deoxy-7-phosphoheptulonate synthase, with amino-acid sequence MELEMEFIRKMPSPQELKVDHPVEPAIYETKRRRDAEIRDILTGKDSRFLLIIGPCSADNEDAVVDYCQRLAEVQEQVKDTLYIIPRVYTNKPRTIGVGYKGMAHQPDPEGKEDMLAGIIACRNMHIRVIRETGFTCAEEILYPENHRYLSDLISYAAIGARSVEDQLHRMIASGVGIPVGMKNPTSGDISVMLNSIAAAQHEQQFLFRGWEVRTKGNPLAHAILRGYVDKFGKSLPNYHYEDLVRLHEEYGKRDLENPAVVIDANHANSGKKYLEQIRIANDVLYSRHMNPDLKKMVKGIMIESYIEDGSQKIGEGVYGKSITDPCLGWPKTRDLILELAGRVDY; translated from the coding sequence ATGGAACTGGAAATGGAGTTCATCCGCAAAATGCCCTCTCCCCAGGAACTGAAGGTTGATCACCCTGTGGAGCCGGCCATCTATGAAACCAAACGGCGCCGGGACGCTGAGATCCGGGACATCCTCACCGGGAAAGACAGCCGCTTTCTGCTGATCATCGGTCCCTGCTCCGCGGACAATGAGGACGCTGTGGTGGACTACTGCCAACGTCTGGCCGAAGTCCAGGAACAGGTGAAAGATACCCTGTACATCATTCCCCGGGTCTACACCAACAAACCCCGGACCATCGGGGTGGGCTACAAGGGCATGGCCCACCAGCCCGATCCCGAAGGGAAGGAAGACATGCTGGCCGGGATCATCGCCTGCCGGAACATGCACATCCGGGTGATCCGGGAAACCGGCTTCACCTGCGCCGAAGAAATCCTGTACCCGGAAAACCACCGGTACCTGTCCGATCTGATCTCCTATGCAGCCATCGGGGCCCGGTCCGTGGAAGACCAGCTCCACCGGATGATCGCCAGCGGGGTGGGAATCCCGGTGGGGATGAAGAACCCCACATCCGGGGACATCTCCGTAATGCTCAATTCCATCGCCGCCGCCCAGCATGAACAGCAGTTCCTGTTCCGGGGCTGGGAAGTGCGGACCAAGGGGAACCCTCTGGCCCACGCCATCCTCCGGGGGTATGTGGACAAATTCGGCAAGAGCCTGCCCAACTACCACTATGAAGACCTGGTCCGGCTCCATGAAGAATACGGCAAGCGGGACCTGGAAAACCCGGCGGTGGTCATCGATGCCAACCATGCCAATTCCGGGAAGAAATACCTGGAACAGATCCGGATCGCCAACGATGTGCTCTACAGCCGCCACATGAACCCGGACCTGAAGAAGATGGTCAAGGGGATCATGATCGAAAGCTACATCGAAGACGGCAGCCAGAAAATCGGCGAAGGGGTCTACGGAAAATCCATCACCGATCCCTGCCTGGGCTGGCCCAAGACCCGGGATCTGATCCTGGAACTGGCCGGACGGGTGGATTACTGA
- a CDS encoding LysR family transcriptional regulator yields MDTRAIRCFQQVYEKKSIHQAARGLFLTPQGVSRIIGVLEGELGARLFVRTPRGMEPTLEGRYFYEHSRPFTAQLLNLQLGIQEMKRQQQGLRVGLACGVLHVISVERLQETAARYPEFHLEWVEDFNENILKLLQEGTLSCGFCVGPGAPDGFFRQELFRAPVCAILYPGHPLYGAESLSVEDLKEEPLLCLNEHFSIYHNLAERCGDFGFTPHFAVKTMESSLIRRFCQEGRGVGIDAAIHPEEPPLRQIPLREAAPWQVALVCPQGREKEPLLQAILGSFACEG; encoded by the coding sequence ATGGATACCCGGGCCATCCGCTGTTTCCAGCAGGTCTATGAAAAGAAAAGCATCCACCAGGCCGCCAGGGGACTGTTCCTGACACCCCAGGGGGTGAGCCGGATCATCGGGGTCCTGGAGGGGGAACTGGGGGCACGGCTTTTTGTCCGTACGCCCCGGGGCATGGAACCCACCCTGGAAGGCCGGTATTTTTATGAACACAGCCGTCCTTTTACGGCTCAGCTGCTGAACCTCCAGCTGGGGATCCAGGAAATGAAACGGCAGCAGCAGGGGCTCCGGGTGGGGCTTGCCTGCGGGGTGCTCCATGTGATTTCCGTGGAGCGGCTCCAGGAAACGGCTGCCCGGTATCCGGAATTCCACCTGGAGTGGGTGGAGGATTTCAATGAGAATATCCTGAAACTGCTGCAGGAAGGGACGCTGTCCTGCGGCTTCTGTGTGGGACCGGGAGCCCCGGACGGCTTTTTCCGGCAGGAGCTGTTCCGGGCGCCGGTGTGCGCCATTCTGTATCCGGGGCATCCTCTGTACGGAGCGGAGAGCCTTTCGGTGGAAGACCTGAAAGAGGAGCCCCTGCTGTGCCTCAACGAACATTTTTCTATTTACCACAATCTGGCGGAACGGTGCGGGGATTTTGGTTTTACCCCTCACTTTGCCGTCAAGACCATGGAAAGCAGCCTGATCCGCCGGTTCTGCCAGGAAGGCCGGGGGGTGGGCATCGATGCGGCCATCCATCCAGAGGAACCGCCTTTGCGGCAGATCCCCCTCCGGGAGGCGGCTCCCTGGCAGGTGGCGTTGGTCTGCCCTCAGGGGAGGGAAAAGGAACCGCTGCTCCAGGCAATCCTGGGTTCTTTTGCTTGTGAAGGATAA
- a CDS encoding FAD-dependent oxidoreductase — protein sequence MLRKFPHLSSPITIGRTTFRNRIFSAPMGGTDITNDGCIGPKSTAFYELRARGGAGAVTVSELMVHPATDGSHAYHLDESILNSLAAATCTADAIRRHGAIPSIELSHSGQFAGTYMTDKNRQHNLHQWGPSDGVRADGVPVRALTQELIDDIVAAYGHAAGLAKRAGFEMVMIHGGHGWLINQFLSPLFNHRTDAYGGSLENRTRFAVEVLQAVRAAVGPFFPIEFRMSGAEFTEGGYGLDEGVKIAQAIEPYADLLHVSAGTYQKTFGITHPSMFEDHGRNVYLAAEIRKHVSKPVATIGGLTDPAMMEEIIASGKADVVYMARQLLADPETPRKIDEGREEEIVHCLRCFTCMAERAATGTRRCTVNPLIGRELDGTEVQPAPVRKKVVVVGGGPGGLYAAYTAARRGHRVVLMEKEGEVGGILKSEQAIPFKKEMYGLAHTCELLARKAGAEIRLNTEATPETVEAEQPDALIIAAGSRPLVPPIKGLDGDNVVIVNNYYREKDKVGDHVVVFGGGLAGCECAIHLGREGKKVEIVEMRPTLAPDANVRHRPLLLAEIAKTATVHTGYKGMEVTREGILCTDPSGAQVLVPGDTVICALGQRSRTDVVEALRDCAPFVRVIGDAAKVSTITNAVYWGHWAAMDI from the coding sequence ATGCTGCGCAAATTTCCCCATCTGTCCAGTCCCATCACCATTGGCCGGACCACTTTCCGGAACCGGATCTTTTCTGCACCCATGGGAGGCACGGACATTACCAACGACGGGTGCATCGGCCCCAAATCCACGGCTTTTTACGAACTGAGAGCCAGGGGTGGGGCCGGAGCGGTCACCGTTTCCGAGCTGATGGTCCATCCGGCCACCGATGGATCCCATGCCTATCATCTGGATGAAAGCATCCTGAATTCCCTGGCGGCAGCCACCTGTACGGCCGATGCCATCCGCCGGCATGGTGCCATCCCTTCCATCGAACTGTCCCATTCCGGCCAGTTTGCCGGTACCTACATGACGGACAAGAACCGGCAGCACAATCTGCACCAGTGGGGGCCCAGCGACGGGGTACGGGCTGACGGGGTACCCGTACGGGCCCTGACCCAGGAGCTGATCGATGATATTGTGGCGGCCTACGGCCACGCCGCGGGTCTGGCCAAACGGGCGGGCTTTGAAATGGTGATGATCCACGGGGGCCACGGCTGGCTGATCAACCAGTTCCTGTCCCCCCTGTTCAACCACCGGACGGATGCCTACGGAGGCAGCCTGGAAAACCGGACCCGGTTTGCGGTGGAAGTGCTCCAGGCGGTGCGGGCTGCGGTAGGGCCCTTTTTCCCCATTGAATTCCGGATGAGCGGGGCGGAATTCACCGAGGGAGGATACGGACTGGACGAAGGGGTGAAGATAGCCCAGGCCATCGAGCCCTATGCGGATCTGCTCCATGTCTCTGCCGGCACCTACCAGAAGACGTTCGGGATCACCCATCCTTCCATGTTCGAGGACCACGGCCGGAATGTGTACCTGGCGGCGGAAATCAGAAAGCATGTGTCCAAGCCGGTGGCCACCATTGGCGGGCTCACGGATCCGGCCATGATGGAAGAAATCATTGCTTCCGGGAAGGCGGATGTGGTGTATATGGCCCGGCAGCTGCTGGCGGACCCGGAAACGCCCCGGAAGATCGACGAAGGCCGGGAGGAGGAAATCGTCCACTGCCTGCGCTGTTTCACCTGCATGGCGGAACGGGCTGCCACCGGTACCCGCCGGTGCACGGTGAATCCTCTCATCGGCCGGGAACTGGACGGCACGGAAGTCCAGCCGGCACCGGTGCGGAAGAAGGTGGTGGTAGTGGGCGGGGGCCCCGGAGGCCTGTATGCCGCCTATACCGCCGCCCGTCGGGGGCACCGGGTGGTCCTGATGGAAAAAGAAGGGGAAGTGGGGGGCATCCTGAAAAGCGAGCAGGCCATTCCCTTCAAAAAGGAAATGTATGGTCTGGCCCATACCTGTGAGCTGCTGGCCCGGAAGGCGGGGGCAGAGATCCGGCTGAACACGGAAGCCACCCCGGAAACAGTGGAAGCGGAGCAGCCCGATGCCCTGATCATCGCCGCCGGATCCCGGCCCCTGGTTCCGCCCATCAAAGGGCTGGACGGGGACAATGTGGTGATCGTGAACAATTATTACAGGGAGAAAGACAAAGTGGGGGACCATGTGGTGGTGTTCGGCGGCGGTCTGGCCGGCTGTGAATGTGCCATCCACCTGGGCCGGGAAGGGAAAAAGGTGGAGATTGTGGAAATGCGGCCCACCCTGGCTCCTGACGCCAATGTGCGCCACCGGCCCCTGCTGCTGGCGGAAATCGCCAAAACCGCCACGGTCCATACGGGATACAAGGGAATGGAAGTGACCCGGGAAGGCATCCTGTGCACGGATCCCTCCGGAGCCCAGGTGCTGGTGCCCGGGGATACGGTGATCTGCGCCCTGGGACAGCGTTCCCGGACGGATGTGGTGGAAGCGCTCCGGGATTGTGCCCCCTTTGTAAGGGTCATCGGGGATGCGGCCAAAGTGTCCACCATCACCAATGCGGTGTACTGGGGCCATTGGGCGGCCATGGATATTTGA
- a CDS encoding insulinase family protein gives MELSVGAKLHGFAVQKITPLPDIEATAYEMIHEVSGARLFYLASQDDNKVFTIGFRTPSQDDTGVAHITEHSVLCGSRKYRLKEPFVELVKGSLNTFLNAMTYTDKTVYPVASRNAKDFRNLADVYLDAVFYPLTGENPFTLRQEGWHYELGQGEDKPLVYNGVVYNEMKGVYSSPDAIEEHEVMKALFPDSPYRFESGGLPSAIPQLTQEGFVAFHKKYYSPENAYIYLYGDVNIDDWLDYMDREYLSRFPKTGTLKVEIPLQAPFDQTREVKASYPVPEGDDTAHKTYLSMNIVVGSALDQKRIMALKLLTHVLLDGNNAPLRLALLRAGIGSDVSGSLNGSQLQPVFSVEVSGSDPDKEDQFVKVLYRTLQDLSRNGIPRRLLEAELNSEEFKMREADFNIYPKGLIYGLNVMETWLYGGDPTTCLRFTDCLDFLRSAIDKKYYEQLIESVLLDNTHKCLVTLTPEPGKEARDAARFAETMAEKKSHMDQKQLEEVAAIADELHARQAAPDTPEALASIPLLQRSDIARKNDFEHPQVTEEGKHTRLVLHQFTNKIAYFDWCFDLTGLPEDKLCYAYLLTDVLGKVDTDDYSYEELTTLADLYLGGLNFEVKPYCRYSDTNSYRNVFKVSAKVLEKNEDKLFAILSSIALRSHVDDRKRLKEIVSEVKTDWDNNFFARGMTVATLRLMSYFSKSARSLEHDQLTYYQFLQDLWAHFDERAEEVAANLKALLPAFFHQDEQLQSLSCDRDMEEEALAKVAAFTAQLPHSPYAGKPAPDLAAPGKNEGITTSGKVQYVLAGGNFHDHGYHYTGAMKVLETILRYGYLWTKIRVQGGAYGAGTRFDPTGTFYLSSYRDPKLAESLQAYRDLPEYLEKFQASDREMTKYVIGTISLVDTPLTPAMHLEKAITAQMKGTPEDLAQKKRDQIIDCTPEDIRALAPLVRDVLSDGYLCVVGGEGKIEENKGLFERVIKA, from the coding sequence ATGGAACTTTCTGTTGGGGCAAAACTCCATGGTTTTGCCGTACAAAAAATCACCCCTCTGCCGGATATCGAAGCCACGGCCTATGAAATGATCCATGAGGTCAGCGGCGCCCGGCTGTTCTACCTGGCCAGCCAGGACGACAACAAAGTGTTCACCATCGGGTTCCGGACCCCCAGCCAGGATGATACCGGGGTGGCCCACATCACCGAACATTCCGTCCTCTGCGGCAGCCGGAAATACCGGCTGAAGGAACCCTTCGTGGAACTGGTGAAAGGCTCCCTGAACACCTTCCTGAACGCCATGACCTACACGGACAAAACCGTGTATCCGGTGGCCAGCCGGAATGCCAAGGACTTCCGGAACCTGGCGGACGTGTACCTGGACGCGGTGTTCTATCCCCTGACCGGGGAAAATCCCTTTACCCTGCGCCAGGAAGGCTGGCATTACGAACTGGGCCAGGGAGAGGACAAGCCCCTGGTGTACAACGGCGTGGTCTACAACGAAATGAAGGGGGTCTATTCCTCCCCGGACGCCATCGAGGAACATGAGGTGATGAAGGCCCTGTTCCCGGATTCCCCTTACCGGTTCGAATCCGGCGGCCTGCCTTCCGCCATTCCCCAGCTGACCCAGGAAGGATTCGTGGCCTTCCACAAAAAATACTACAGCCCGGAAAACGCTTATATCTACCTGTACGGGGATGTGAACATCGACGACTGGCTGGACTACATGGACCGGGAATACCTGAGCCGGTTCCCCAAGACCGGCACCCTGAAAGTGGAGATCCCCCTCCAGGCTCCCTTCGACCAGACCCGGGAAGTGAAAGCCTCCTACCCGGTGCCCGAAGGGGATGACACCGCCCACAAGACCTACCTTTCCATGAACATCGTGGTGGGGTCCGCCCTGGACCAGAAGCGGATCATGGCCCTGAAGCTCCTGACCCATGTGCTCCTGGACGGGAACAATGCGCCCCTGCGGCTGGCGCTCCTTCGGGCGGGCATCGGCAGCGACGTATCCGGCAGCCTGAACGGCTCCCAGCTCCAGCCCGTGTTCTCCGTGGAAGTCAGCGGCTCCGACCCGGATAAGGAAGACCAGTTCGTGAAGGTGCTCTACCGGACCCTCCAGGACCTGTCCCGGAACGGGATTCCCCGGCGGCTTCTGGAAGCAGAACTGAATTCCGAAGAATTCAAGATGCGGGAAGCGGATTTCAACATCTATCCCAAAGGCCTGATCTACGGCCTGAACGTGATGGAAACCTGGCTGTACGGGGGAGACCCCACCACCTGCCTCCGGTTCACCGACTGTCTGGACTTCCTGCGCAGCGCCATCGACAAGAAGTACTATGAACAGCTCATCGAAAGCGTGCTGCTGGACAACACCCACAAATGCCTGGTGACCCTGACCCCGGAACCCGGGAAGGAAGCCCGGGATGCTGCCCGGTTTGCGGAAACCATGGCGGAAAAGAAGAGCCATATGGACCAGAAACAGCTGGAAGAAGTGGCGGCCATCGCCGATGAGCTCCATGCCCGGCAGGCGGCTCCCGATACCCCGGAAGCCCTGGCCTCCATCCCCCTGCTCCAGCGGTCCGACATTGCCCGGAAGAACGATTTCGAACATCCCCAGGTGACGGAAGAAGGGAAGCATACCCGGCTGGTGCTCCATCAGTTCACCAACAAAATCGCCTATTTCGACTGGTGCTTCGACCTTACCGGCCTGCCGGAAGACAAGCTGTGCTATGCCTACCTGCTCACCGACGTACTGGGGAAGGTGGACACCGATGACTATTCCTACGAGGAACTGACCACACTGGCGGACCTGTATCTGGGGGGGCTGAACTTCGAAGTGAAGCCCTACTGCAGGTACAGCGACACCAACAGCTACCGGAACGTGTTCAAGGTATCCGCCAAGGTGCTGGAAAAGAACGAGGACAAGCTGTTCGCCATCCTCAGCAGCATCGCCCTCCGGAGCCATGTGGACGACAGGAAGCGGCTGAAGGAAATCGTCAGCGAAGTGAAGACCGACTGGGACAACAACTTCTTTGCCCGGGGGATGACCGTGGCCACCCTGCGGCTCATGAGCTACTTCTCCAAGTCCGCCCGGAGCCTGGAACATGACCAGCTGACCTATTACCAGTTCCTCCAGGATCTGTGGGCCCATTTCGATGAGCGGGCCGAAGAAGTGGCCGCCAATCTGAAAGCCCTGCTGCCCGCCTTCTTCCATCAGGATGAACAGCTCCAGTCCCTGTCCTGCGACCGGGATATGGAAGAGGAGGCCCTGGCAAAAGTGGCCGCCTTTACGGCTCAGCTGCCCCATTCCCCCTATGCGGGGAAACCGGCGCCGGACCTGGCAGCTCCCGGGAAGAACGAAGGAATCACCACCTCCGGGAAGGTCCAGTACGTATTGGCCGGGGGGAACTTCCACGACCACGGCTACCACTATACCGGGGCCATGAAAGTGCTGGAAACCATCCTCCGCTACGGTTACCTGTGGACCAAAATCCGGGTCCAGGGCGGAGCCTACGGGGCCGGCACCCGGTTCGACCCCACCGGCACCTTCTACCTGTCCAGCTACCGGGATCCCAAACTGGCGGAAAGCCTCCAGGCCTACCGGGATCTGCCGGAGTACCTGGAAAAATTCCAGGCTTCCGACCGGGAAATGACCAAGTACGTGATCGGCACCATCAGCCTGGTGGACACCCCCCTGACCCCGGCCATGCACCTGGAAAAGGCCATCACCGCCCAGATGAAGGGGACCCCGGAAGACCTGGCCCAGAAGAAACGGGACCAGATCATCGACTGCACCCCGGAAGACATCCGGGCCCTGGCGCCCCTGGTCCGGGATGTGCTCTCCGACGGCTACCTGTGCGTGGTAGGCGGCGAAGGGAAGATCGAAGAGAACAAGGGATTGTTTGAACGGGTGATCAAGGCGTAA
- a CDS encoding amino acid-binding protein: protein MLKQISLFAANHKGALGKITNDLARENINIYTMLATDSAEFGIIRLIVDNPDKALEALQKAGYQCRIDYVLAVDMASDQPGTLDKILTHLKDANVFVRYLYISFDRKTSSPIVVLKTDEPETETFLQGKGYALLDRF, encoded by the coding sequence ATGCTGAAACAGATTTCGCTTTTTGCAGCCAACCATAAAGGGGCCCTGGGGAAGATTACCAACGACCTGGCCCGGGAAAACATCAACATCTACACCATGCTGGCCACGGACAGCGCCGAATTCGGCATCATCCGGCTGATCGTGGACAATCCGGACAAGGCCCTGGAAGCCCTCCAGAAAGCCGGCTACCAGTGCCGGATCGACTATGTGCTGGCCGTGGATATGGCCAGCGACCAGCCCGGTACCCTGGATAAGATCCTGACCCATCTGAAGGACGCCAACGTGTTCGTCCGGTATCTTTACATCTCCTTCGACCGGAAAACCTCCAGCCCCATCGTGGTGCTGAAAACCGACGAACCCGAAACCGAAACCTTCCTCCAGGGGAAAGGGTATGCCCTGCTGGACCGGTTCTGA
- a CDS encoding HD domain-containing protein: MDKLVLAYEVAKKFHEGQKDRAGKPYINHVKFVSDQVLPLGEEYALVGMLHDTLEDTAMDRGTLEQLFGKTVADAVALLTHDKKVPYLDYVRQIKESGNPYAIAVKKADLRNNMDLTRLPEVTEKDRERVEKYRKAYGILSEA; the protein is encoded by the coding sequence ATGGATAAACTGGTATTGGCCTATGAGGTGGCAAAAAAATTCCACGAAGGACAGAAAGACCGGGCAGGGAAACCTTATATCAACCATGTGAAGTTCGTATCGGATCAGGTACTTCCTCTGGGAGAAGAGTATGCCCTGGTGGGGATGCTCCATGATACCCTGGAAGACACGGCCATGGACCGGGGAACCCTGGAACAGCTGTTTGGGAAAACCGTGGCGGATGCGGTAGCTCTGCTGACCCATGACAAGAAGGTGCCCTATCTGGACTATGTGCGGCAGATCAAAGAGAGCGGGAATCCCTACGCCATCGCCGTGAAAAAGGCGGATCTGCGGAACAACATGGATCTGACCCGGCTGCCGGAAGTGACGGAAAAGGACAGGGAACGGGTAGAAAAGTACCGGAAGGCATATGGAATTCTGAGTGAAGCGTGA
- the hisZ gene encoding ATP phosphoribosyltransferase regulatory subunit has protein sequence MSNSTALRIPYGTKDILPGDARLKRELEDRVAANFLSWGYDEAITPTFEYADTFALSGAGISDESMRFMDRNNRTLMLRSEMTTPLARMVATRLKNDKGVKRLFYIANVFRHEQTQAGRQCEFSQAGIEMIGAEAPMADAEVLALAVSSLKAAGLQDFLISVGHSAFLAGIMEEAGLTEKQADFVKTMILSHNAVGLEEAAVRFIPKDLKDLFRDLLYLQGGRDLLDDLEGRVKNQKSLDALKNLKAIYKLAEAYGVAQYLSFDLSLIRNFDYYTGMVFEAYAPQIGFNICGGGRYDHMMEAFGDPEPATGFALGIDRIILSLRRDGRFNRESKWDIYVAWAPGCQEKAIQKALELRNGGKNVKVATNALTPEEAAKACAENRCEAVAYVG, from the coding sequence ATGAGCAACAGTACTGCACTGCGGATCCCTTACGGGACAAAAGATATTCTGCCGGGGGATGCCCGGCTGAAACGGGAACTGGAAGACCGGGTGGCCGCCAATTTCCTTTCCTGGGGCTATGATGAAGCCATCACCCCCACCTTTGAATATGCCGATACCTTTGCCCTGAGCGGCGCCGGCATCAGCGATGAAAGCATGCGGTTCATGGACCGGAACAACCGGACACTGATGCTGCGCAGCGAAATGACCACCCCCCTGGCCCGGATGGTGGCCACCCGTCTGAAGAACGACAAGGGTGTGAAACGGCTGTTCTACATCGCCAATGTGTTCCGGCACGAACAGACCCAGGCCGGCCGCCAGTGTGAATTTTCCCAGGCGGGGATCGAAATGATCGGGGCGGAAGCGCCCATGGCTGACGCGGAAGTGCTGGCCCTGGCGGTGAGCAGCCTGAAAGCCGCCGGGCTCCAGGATTTCCTGATCAGCGTGGGCCACAGCGCCTTCCTGGCCGGGATCATGGAAGAAGCCGGGCTGACGGAAAAGCAGGCGGATTTCGTAAAGACCATGATCCTCTCCCACAACGCGGTGGGCCTGGAAGAAGCTGCCGTCCGCTTCATCCCCAAGGATCTGAAGGACCTGTTCCGGGATCTGCTGTATCTCCAGGGAGGCCGGGACCTGCTGGATGACCTGGAAGGCCGGGTGAAGAACCAGAAGAGCCTGGATGCTCTGAAGAACCTGAAGGCCATCTACAAACTGGCGGAAGCCTACGGGGTGGCCCAGTACCTGTCCTTCGACCTGTCTCTGATCCGGAATTTCGACTACTACACCGGTATGGTGTTCGAGGCCTATGCTCCCCAGATCGGGTTCAACATCTGCGGCGGCGGCCGGTACGACCATATGATGGAAGCCTTCGGGGATCCGGAACCGGCTACGGGATTTGCCCTGGGCATCGACCGGATCATCCTGTCCCTGCGCCGGGACGGCCGGTTCAACAGGGAATCCAAATGGGACATTTACGTGGCCTGGGCTCCGGGATGCCAGGAAAAAGCCATCCAGAAGGCGCTGGAACTGCGCAATGGCGGCAAGAACGTGAAAGTGGCCACCAACGCCCTGACCCCGGAAGAGGCGGCCAAGGCCTGTGCGGAAAACCGGTGCGAAGCCGTAGCATATGTAGGATAG